In Bacillus pumilus, the sequence AATGTGAAAAAGCCTGCCGCTAACACACATACAGCGAGTAACACCATCAATATAGAAGAAACCATGAGCTGCCTCCTTTATTTTTTTCCCAATGTAAAAAAAGAGCTTGTCCACATGAGATGACAAGCTCCTCTATTAAAATGTTTATTTCACAAACCCAAGCAGCATTTCGCGTAAAAGCTTGCTCGCTGTATTCGCTGTTTGGTCAGAGTGATCATATACAGGTGCTACCTCGACAAGGTCTGCACCGACTACTTGGACATCAGAGCCTGCAATCGCATGAATGGATGCAAGCAGCTCTTTTGACGTAATGCCGCCAGCATCAACCGTTCCTGTACCAGGTGCATGTGCTGGGTCTAGTACATCAATGTCGATCGTGACATAAACTGGGCGTCCCTTCAGCCTTGGCAATACTTGCTTCAAGGGCTCCAGCACTTCAAATTTAGACATGTGCATGCCCGCTTCTTTTGCCCATTCAAACTCTTCTTTCATCCCAGAACGGATCCCGAAAGAGAACACATTTTCAGGTCCAATGAGTCCTGCTGCTTTACGAATGGGTGTGGAATGAGAAAGCGGCTCTCCCTCATATTCCTCACGAAGATCCGTATGTGCATCCA encodes:
- the speB gene encoding agmatinase, with protein sequence MRFDEAYSGKVFIGSHPTWEDAKVILYGMPMDWTVSYRPGSRFGPNRIREVSIGLEEYSPYLDRELHEVPFFDAGDIPLPFGNAQKSLDLIEEYVDSILEKDKFPLGMGGEHLVSWPVFRAMHKKYPDLAIIHMDAHTDLREEYEGEPLSHSTPIRKAAGLIGPENVFSFGIRSGMKEEFEWAKEAGMHMSKFEVLEPLKQVLPRLKGRPVYVTIDIDVLDPAHAPGTGTVDAGGITSKELLASIHAIAGSDVQVVGADLVEVAPVYDHSDQTANTASKLLREMLLGFVK